One genomic segment of Polyangiaceae bacterium includes these proteins:
- a CDS encoding SUMF1/EgtB/PvdO family nonheme iron enzyme, whose translation MRSLGFVVCLALVGACASADPNASADPSDTDAGSDAGSAGDGGIADGSGWPSQDSAVDAPTAPTCSANGKAGTCLDVVDCPAPDWAPVPGFCDGPANIQCCVPVSTSSGTCDPDAHPLPNVGVTEAPGTGGCPSGMVPVDTFCIDRYEAHLVTYPDAQPVSPYFNPGGAAVMARSAAGAVPQGYINQVQAASACANAGKRLCTDAEWLRACGGPSATTYPYGSTLQSGVCNDHRAEHPAVEYFMTDDSWIWNELDHPCLNQLESSLALTGAYAGCTTSEGAFDMMGNLHEWTADPAGTFRGGFYVDTVINGSGCKYVTTAHDVKHFDYSTGFRCCAD comes from the coding sequence ATGCGCTCTCTTGGCTTCGTCGTGTGCCTCGCCCTCGTCGGCGCGTGCGCGAGCGCCGATCCGAATGCGTCGGCAGATCCGTCCGACACGGACGCGGGCAGCGACGCCGGGAGCGCCGGAGATGGCGGCATTGCCGACGGTTCGGGGTGGCCGTCCCAAGACTCCGCCGTCGACGCGCCGACGGCGCCGACGTGCAGCGCGAACGGCAAAGCCGGCACTTGTCTCGATGTCGTCGACTGCCCGGCCCCCGACTGGGCACCCGTGCCGGGATTCTGCGATGGTCCCGCGAACATCCAGTGCTGCGTGCCCGTCTCCACCAGCAGTGGCACCTGCGATCCCGACGCGCACCCGCTACCGAACGTGGGCGTGACCGAAGCGCCGGGCACCGGCGGTTGCCCGAGCGGCATGGTGCCCGTCGACACTTTCTGCATCGATCGCTACGAAGCGCACCTGGTCACCTACCCCGACGCGCAACCCGTTTCGCCGTACTTCAATCCCGGCGGCGCCGCGGTGATGGCGCGCAGTGCCGCCGGCGCCGTGCCGCAAGGCTACATCAATCAAGTGCAAGCGGCGTCCGCCTGCGCCAACGCGGGCAAGCGCTTGTGCACCGACGCCGAGTGGCTGCGCGCCTGCGGCGGGCCGAGCGCCACCACGTATCCCTACGGCAGCACGCTGCAGAGCGGCGTCTGCAACGACCACCGCGCCGAGCACCCCGCCGTCGAGTACTTCATGACCGACGACAGCTGGATCTGGAACGAACTCGATCATCCCTGCCTGAACCAACTCGAGAGCAGCTTGGCGCTCACCGGCGCCTACGCGGGATGCACGACGAGCGAAGGCGCCTTCGACATGATGGGCAACCTCCACGAATGGACGGCGGACCCCGCGGGCACCTTTCGCGGCGGCTTCTACGTCGACACGGTGATCAACGGCTCGGGCTGCAAGTACGTGACGACCGCCCACGACGTGAAGCACTTCGACTACTCGACGGGCTTCCGCTGCTGCGCCGATTGA
- a CDS encoding radical SAM protein, which produces MNLIQLGSKTASTASRGSAHASADQAQAPRPRPEGRLNQGRLQQLAAEGRALAAELAPTLTSRDPRKKELKRRARSVQTALGNYRENRRRARAGREDFLPLYFIWTALRPCNFRCSYCDDHRGAKYPELDGHGKLDTARARRLLQIMRTRTPSVYFAGGEPTLRKDLPELVRTAKELAYHPIVVNTNGSLFHSLLRKPEWRTFLGDVDILVVSLDALDEALLSSMWRTRQPGDVIRNLFMLHALSKQLGFKLMVNTVIQPGHIADARAVLRLADQLGISFCPVPQNRGPSIDPAVLQDPDYPALVDEILAMKRAGRAITGSLRMNERLLRAAPLDCRNTLKPHVDHDGHLLWPCKAAVNVSPERLDVLAFDDVDSLYAEATRRVDPTRFHGPAKNQCGADCNWAQNYTTDAYAHGLAHPLSLLRDVLGFVA; this is translated from the coding sequence ATGAACCTGATCCAGCTCGGCTCCAAAACCGCATCCACCGCGTCGCGTGGGTCAGCACACGCGAGCGCTGACCAAGCCCAGGCCCCCCGCCCCCGGCCCGAAGGCCGGCTCAACCAGGGTCGTTTGCAGCAGTTGGCGGCGGAGGGGCGCGCTTTGGCGGCGGAGCTGGCGCCGACCCTGACGTCGCGGGATCCCAGGAAAAAAGAGCTGAAACGTCGCGCGCGCTCGGTTCAGACGGCCCTCGGGAACTACCGCGAGAACCGTCGCCGCGCGCGGGCGGGCCGAGAGGACTTCCTGCCGCTCTACTTCATCTGGACGGCGCTGCGTCCGTGCAACTTCCGCTGCAGCTACTGCGACGACCACCGCGGCGCGAAGTACCCGGAGCTGGATGGCCACGGCAAGCTCGACACCGCGCGCGCGCGTCGGCTCCTTCAGATCATGCGCACGCGCACTCCCAGCGTGTACTTCGCCGGGGGCGAGCCCACTCTGCGCAAAGACCTGCCGGAGTTGGTGCGCACCGCGAAGGAACTCGCCTACCACCCCATCGTGGTCAACACCAACGGCAGCCTGTTCCACTCGCTGCTGCGCAAGCCCGAGTGGCGCACCTTCCTTGGCGACGTGGACATCTTGGTGGTGAGCCTGGACGCCCTGGACGAAGCGCTGCTCAGCTCGATGTGGCGCACACGACAGCCCGGCGACGTGATCCGAAACTTGTTCATGCTGCACGCCCTTTCCAAGCAGCTCGGCTTCAAGCTGATGGTCAACACCGTGATTCAACCCGGTCACATCGCCGACGCTCGTGCGGTGCTGCGGCTCGCGGATCAGCTCGGGATCTCGTTTTGCCCGGTGCCGCAGAATCGCGGACCCAGCATCGATCCCGCGGTGCTGCAGGACCCCGACTACCCGGCGTTGGTCGACGAGATCTTGGCGATGAAGCGCGCGGGCCGCGCGATCACCGGCTCTTTGCGCATGAACGAGCGCTTGCTGCGCGCCGCCCCCCTGGATTGCCGCAACACCCTCAAACCGCACGTGGATCACGACGGCCACTTGCTGTGGCCCTGCAAGGCCGCAGTGAACGTCAGCCCAGAGCGTCTCGACGTGCTGGCCTTCGACGACGTCGACTCCCTCTACGCCGAGGCTACCCGCCGCGTGGATCCGACTCGGTTCCACGGCCCCGCCAAGAACCAATGCGGCGCCGACTGCAACTGGGCGCAGAACTACACCACGGACGCCTACGCCCACGGCCTGGCCCATCCGCTGTCGTTGTTGCGCGACGTACTGGGGTTCGTCGCATGA